Proteins co-encoded in one Metabacillus sp. KUDC1714 genomic window:
- a CDS encoding CBO0543 family protein, giving the protein MKINFPTEQNNRLEELKLDQEKGINKWVDYWWEYSSYDTWQFWVNVGIIIIPLIILYFRIDRKRIFLLGFLGFNIHIWVAYTDLILTRYNFIEYPYKVIPLIPVHFGFDTSLVPVMFILLYQWTLNKNKNFYLYSLLLIAFISFVLKPLLSTYHLMHLKNGASYFYMFIGYIIIILISIGITNIFQYLHNKAEID; this is encoded by the coding sequence ATGAAAATTAACTTTCCAACTGAGCAAAATAATCGACTTGAAGAACTGAAGTTAGACCAAGAAAAAGGAATAAACAAATGGGTTGATTATTGGTGGGAATATTCATCCTATGATACATGGCAATTTTGGGTTAATGTAGGGATAATTATTATTCCGTTAATTATCCTATATTTTAGAATCGATAGGAAACGGATATTTTTATTAGGTTTTTTGGGATTCAATATACATATATGGGTGGCTTATACTGATTTAATACTTACAAGGTATAACTTTATAGAATACCCTTATAAAGTTATACCTTTAATTCCAGTTCACTTTGGATTTGATACTTCGTTAGTTCCAGTAATGTTTATATTATTATATCAATGGACATTAAATAAAAATAAAAATTTCTACTTATATTCTTTATTATTGATTGCTTTTATATCTTTTGTATTGAAACCGTTATTAAGTACATATCATCTTATGCATCTAAAAAATGGTGCTAGTTATTTCTATATGTTTATTGGATATATCATAATTATACTAATTTCTATAGGTATAACTAATATATTTCAATACCTTCATAATAAAGCAGAAATTGATTGA
- the argH gene encoding argininosuccinate lyase has translation MSSDRSRLYIQHILEPGYKFTKKHFLSFMLEINIAHADMLAHKKILQNHDAKKIILANQQLLAKGFQEEYNPAYEDLFFMIEAELKKEIGDELVGNMHIALSRNDLDATMYRMFWRERLVHWMSLLIDMKKVLLQLAKEHALTVMPAYTHNQQAQPTTFAHYILATCNHLERDLDRGFGLLQRINQSPMGAAALGTTGFPIDRHYISKKLAFDKPLDNSYDAISAADYMLEIVSTLSITLTTLSRFVFDLMFLATNEVDGIELDESLVQTSSIMPQKRNPSSLEHTRSLISRTIGELQSAFMMTHSVPFGDIVDIGDDIQPIIEQGFSHSFQIVELLTEIISKMTINKDKLLKRCQEGFSTVTELADVLVRDYKLSFRQSHQIIQTFVKRVNDAGLSLNDGNVELINDIAKEMCDIELALTEEHYKKAIDPYQFIVVRSIMGGPNPKETERQMLLSAQRLGDIISELNVWKNKFKTYKAEFRK, from the coding sequence ATGTCATCAGATAGATCTCGTTTATATATTCAGCATATTCTTGAGCCTGGTTACAAGTTTACAAAAAAACATTTTCTAAGTTTTATGTTAGAAATTAATATTGCCCATGCCGATATGTTGGCCCATAAAAAAATTTTACAGAATCATGATGCAAAAAAAATAATTTTAGCCAATCAACAGCTATTAGCAAAAGGGTTCCAGGAGGAGTATAACCCAGCATATGAAGATTTATTTTTTATGATTGAAGCGGAATTGAAAAAGGAAATTGGTGATGAATTAGTCGGTAACATGCATATTGCATTAAGTAGGAACGATCTAGATGCAACGATGTACCGGATGTTTTGGCGAGAAAGGCTCGTCCATTGGATGAGTTTACTTATAGACATGAAAAAAGTACTGCTACAGCTTGCGAAGGAGCATGCATTAACAGTTATGCCAGCATATACACATAACCAGCAAGCCCAGCCGACGACATTTGCTCATTATATTCTTGCGACCTGCAACCATTTAGAAAGAGATCTCGATCGAGGATTTGGCTTACTTCAACGTATAAACCAATCTCCAATGGGAGCAGCAGCTTTAGGCACGACAGGCTTTCCAATTGATCGCCACTATATCTCCAAAAAACTAGCCTTTGATAAGCCTCTAGATAATTCCTATGATGCTATTAGTGCTGCAGATTACATGCTTGAGATCGTCAGCACATTATCAATTACCTTAACTACCTTGTCTCGTTTCGTCTTTGATTTAATGTTTTTGGCAACAAATGAGGTAGATGGTATAGAATTGGATGAAAGCTTGGTCCAAACCTCAAGTATTATGCCACAAAAACGAAACCCTTCATCCTTAGAACATACACGATCACTGATTAGTAGAACAATAGGGGAATTGCAATCTGCATTTATGATGACTCATAGTGTACCATTTGGTGATATTGTTGATATTGGTGATGATATTCAACCCATTATCGAACAGGGTTTTTCGCATTCTTTTCAAATTGTCGAGTTGTTAACAGAAATTATTAGTAAAATGACGATAAATAAAGATAAGTTATTAAAACGTTGTCAAGAGGGATTCTCAACTGTCACCGAACTAGCAGACGTTCTTGTAAGAGATTACAAGCTTTCGTTTCGTCAATCACATCAGATTATTCAAACATTTGTAAAAAGGGTAAATGATGCAGGGTTAAGTTTGAATGATGGAAATGTAGAGTTAATAAATGACATTGCGAAAGAAATGTGTGATATTGAACTAGCTCTAACAGAGGAACACTATAAAAAGGCGATTGATCCTTATCAATTTATTGTTGTTCGTTCGATCATGGGAGGACCAAATCCGAAAGAAACGGAAAGACAGATGCTTTTATCAGCCCAGCGATTAGGAGATATAATTAGTGAATTGAATGTGTGGAAGAATAAATTTAAAACATACAAAGCTGAATTTAGAAAATAG
- a CDS encoding helix-turn-helix domain-containing protein gives MAIIINIDVMLAKRKMSVTELSERVGITMANLSILKNGKAKAIRLSTLEAICKALECQPGDILEYKSDEDTRE, from the coding sequence ATGGCGATTATAATCAATATTGATGTGATGTTGGCTAAAAGGAAAATGAGCGTAACAGAACTTTCGGAGAGGGTAGGAATAACGATGGCAAATCTTTCTATATTGAAAAATGGAAAAGCAAAGGCGATTCGATTATCAACTTTAGAGGCGATTTGTAAGGCTTTAGAATGTCAGCCTGGAGATATTTTAGAATACAAAAGTGACGAAGACACGCGAGAATAA
- a CDS encoding MarR family winged helix-turn-helix transcriptional regulator, which yields MESNQKNQLISSWLSFTHVQMKVTDELESILQQNHQLSLKEFYVLLFLSETPEKKLKLQQLQSMVGLSQSAMSRLVSRFEAKGCGALKRHICVDDRRAIYTSLTNEGEEKLKKALGTINETLANAFSREDIQKELQGLINQIK from the coding sequence ATGGAATCAAATCAAAAAAATCAACTAATTTCTAGTTGGTTATCTTTTACACATGTACAAATGAAAGTTACGGATGAATTAGAAAGCATCCTGCAACAAAATCATCAACTTTCTTTAAAAGAATTTTACGTGCTTTTATTTTTATCAGAAACTCCTGAAAAAAAATTAAAGCTACAACAACTACAGAGTATGGTTGGTTTAAGTCAGAGCGCTATGTCAAGACTTGTTAGCAGATTTGAAGCAAAGGGCTGTGGAGCCTTAAAAAGACATATTTGTGTAGATGATCGCCGAGCCATTTATACATCTTTGACAAACGAAGGCGAAGAAAAACTAAAAAAAGCTCTAGGTACAATTAATGAAACTCTTGCAAATGCTTTTTCAAGAGAAGATATCCAAAAAGAGCTACAAGGCTTAATCAATCAAATAAAATGA
- a CDS encoding aldo/keto reductase: MNLVTLNNGLKMPQLGFGVWQVGDDEATSAVAKAIETGYTSIDTAMIYQNEIGVGKAINEASVPREELFITTKVWNSDQGYENTLRAFDESLERLDLDYVDLYLIHWPTPQFDEYVDTYKALEKLYHDGRVKAIGVCNFEIEHLERLLKECEVVPVLNQIECHPYLAQNEIKEFCAKHNIFVEAWSPLDQGGEVLQDEVIQKIAKTHSKTPAQIVLRWHLQNNTIVIPKSVTPSRIEENFQVFDFELTESEIEEINQLNRNRRKGPHPSDMNVR; the protein is encoded by the coding sequence ATGAACTTGGTTACCTTAAATAATGGTTTAAAAATGCCTCAGCTTGGTTTTGGAGTATGGCAGGTTGGTGATGATGAAGCTACCTCTGCTGTTGCAAAAGCAATTGAGACTGGGTACACATCCATTGACACAGCGATGATCTATCAAAATGAAATAGGCGTAGGAAAGGCGATAAATGAAGCATCTGTCCCACGCGAAGAATTATTTATTACGACTAAGGTGTGGAATAGTGATCAAGGCTATGAAAACACATTACGTGCCTTTGATGAAAGCTTAGAGAGATTAGATCTTGATTATGTTGATCTTTATTTAATCCACTGGCCAACTCCTCAATTTGATGAGTATGTAGATACATATAAAGCGTTAGAAAAGCTTTATCATGATGGACGTGTAAAAGCGATCGGCGTGTGTAACTTTGAAATTGAACACCTAGAGCGTCTTTTAAAGGAATGTGAAGTCGTTCCGGTTTTAAATCAAATTGAGTGTCATCCATACCTTGCGCAAAATGAAATAAAGGAATTTTGTGCAAAACATAATATTTTTGTCGAAGCTTGGAGTCCTCTTGATCAAGGCGGAGAAGTATTACAAGACGAAGTCATTCAAAAGATTGCAAAAACACACAGCAAAACTCCAGCACAGATTGTCTTACGTTGGCATTTGCAAAATAACACAATTGTCATTCCAAAATCAGTCACACCATCACGAATCGAAGAGAATTTTCAAGTCTTTGATTTCGAACTAACTGAATCTGAAATAGAGGAAATCAATCAACTTAATCGCAATCGAAGAAAAGGTCCACATCCAAGTGACATGAATGTTCGTTAA
- a CDS encoding DUF2975 domain-containing protein, with translation MKRGSTIFLKIAVFLIGTPVLALCIFGLPILAKEAAETNSEFAYVLYGILIVMYVSAIPFFVALYQAFKLLSYIDKNKAFSEISVKALKNIKFCAITISCLYVVGMPFFFIFAELDDAPGVILIGMVFIFAPIVIAVFAAVLQRLLQEAINIKSENDLTV, from the coding sequence ATGAAACGAGGTTCAACAATCTTTTTGAAAATAGCTGTATTTCTAATTGGAACTCCAGTTCTTGCTTTATGTATATTTGGTTTGCCCATATTAGCTAAGGAAGCAGCAGAAACTAATTCGGAGTTCGCTTATGTACTATATGGCATTTTAATAGTTATGTATGTTTCGGCGATTCCGTTTTTCGTTGCATTGTATCAGGCTTTTAAACTTTTAAGTTATATTGACAAGAACAAGGCGTTCTCGGAGATATCTGTAAAAGCTCTAAAAAATATAAAATTTTGTGCAATTACAATCAGTTGCTTATATGTGGTTGGTATGCCTTTCTTCTTTATCTTTGCAGAGTTAGACGATGCCCCAGGTGTCATTTTAATTGGCATGGTCTTTATTTTTGCTCCAATTGTTATCGCAGTCTTTGCTGCTGTTCTCCAAAGACTTTTGCAGGAAGCTATTAATATAAAATCTGAAAATGATTTAACGGTCTGA
- a CDS encoding ArsR/SmtB family transcription factor: MLELSIINPEKLRIVAHALSSEVRLKIVELLNKGNVNINQLAERLDIPVSTAASHIKVLEEAELIQTELRPASRGAMKVCTRNFDDIHIKLNVPLSKDKYEHYELEMPIGQYTDFLVSPTCGIADRESAIIPEDEPVHFYNPVRSKAQLIWTRKGYFDYKFPLVIPHGAKIKAVEFSAEICSEAPNYDHNWPSDITVWLNGIDIGTWTSPGDYGDRPGKLNSKAWIESTSTQYGSLKTWKVTEEKVTIDDVFLSDITIQDLGILDREYLSFRIGIKEDAVHKGGMNLFGSEFGDHPQDIKLKISFY; encoded by the coding sequence TTGTTAGAATTATCGATTATAAATCCAGAGAAATTACGGATCGTAGCGCATGCTTTATCATCAGAGGTTCGATTGAAAATCGTTGAGCTTTTAAATAAAGGAAATGTGAACATAAACCAATTGGCAGAGAGGTTGGATATACCTGTTTCTACCGCAGCATCCCATATAAAGGTTCTTGAAGAGGCTGAGTTGATACAAACGGAGCTTCGCCCTGCGAGTAGAGGTGCTATGAAGGTTTGTACACGTAATTTTGACGACATCCATATAAAATTAAATGTTCCTTTAAGTAAGGACAAGTATGAACATTATGAACTTGAAATGCCGATAGGGCAATACACCGATTTCCTTGTTTCACCAACTTGTGGAATTGCAGACCGTGAGAGCGCAATCATACCTGAAGATGAACCGGTTCACTTTTATAATCCCGTTCGTTCAAAGGCACAGTTAATATGGACAAGGAAGGGATATTTTGACTATAAGTTTCCTCTAGTCATCCCACATGGCGCAAAAATTAAAGCTGTTGAGTTTTCTGCGGAAATTTGCTCAGAAGCCCCGAACTATGATCATAATTGGCCTTCAGATATAACAGTTTGGTTGAATGGAATTGATATAGGAACATGGACAAGTCCAGGGGACTACGGAGATCGACCAGGAAAACTTAACTCTAAAGCTTGGATTGAATCAACCTCAACACAATACGGGTCTTTAAAAACGTGGAAAGTTACTGAGGAAAAGGTGACAATAGATGACGTTTTCCTTTCAGATATAACAATCCAGGATTTAGGGATATTAGATCGTGAATATTTATCTTTTCGAATAGGAATTAAAGAAGATGCTGTTCACAAAGGTGGAATGAATTTATTTGGAAGCGAATTCGGTGACCACCCGCAAGATATAAAATTAAAAATATCATTCTATTAA
- a CDS encoding multidrug effflux MFS transporter: protein MNNLTGTKRLQLALLLGSLGLLGPFTIDTYLPSFPTIVEEYHTSASLVQISLTTCLLGLGLGQLIIGPMSDVQGRRKPLLIFLSLYLLASLTCAFAPNIYAFIASRFVQGFAAAGGLVISRAIVRDVYSGRELTKFFALLMLVGNLGPIVAPIAGAGILAFADWKWVFIVLTGIGIVLLLTVSLKLEESLPQEKRIPSNFSQIVKNFGVLLKDRQFAGYALTQAFIIAGIFAYVSGISFVYQNIYGVSPQGFSLLFGVNGIALIIGTQSVGRFSDIIPEKTFLKFGLILANSSAALLLVAILLKAPLIIFAIPVFFFVSSIAIISTTSFSLAMETQGHIAGSASALLGVLPFILGSLTAPLVGLAGEYSAVPMGIIIFLASFLAFLSYYGLVRKSPMTVHATR from the coding sequence TTGAATAATTTAACAGGAACGAAACGATTACAGCTGGCTTTGCTTTTAGGATCACTGGGACTTTTAGGTCCATTTACAATTGACACATATTTGCCATCATTTCCTACAATAGTAGAAGAGTATCATACAAGTGCATCACTCGTACAAATTAGTTTAACAACATGCCTTTTAGGACTCGGATTGGGGCAATTGATTATTGGCCCGATGAGTGATGTTCAAGGAAGACGTAAACCATTGCTTATTTTTCTAAGTTTGTATTTACTAGCTTCATTAACTTGTGCTTTTGCACCAAATATTTATGCGTTCATCGCATCTCGCTTTGTTCAAGGGTTTGCTGCAGCTGGAGGACTTGTGATTTCTCGAGCAATTGTTCGAGATGTCTATAGCGGAAGGGAACTTACTAAGTTTTTCGCATTACTGATGCTAGTAGGAAATCTTGGACCGATTGTTGCTCCGATTGCTGGTGCTGGAATCCTTGCTTTTGCCGATTGGAAATGGGTATTTATTGTTTTGACTGGTATTGGCATAGTGCTATTATTAACTGTTTCATTGAAATTAGAAGAATCCTTACCACAGGAAAAACGTATACCTAGTAATTTTTCACAGATCGTCAAGAATTTTGGAGTATTATTAAAAGATCGCCAGTTTGCAGGCTATGCTCTTACACAGGCTTTTATCATTGCAGGAATTTTCGCCTACGTATCTGGTATTTCTTTTGTCTATCAGAATATTTATGGTGTGTCACCTCAGGGGTTTAGTTTATTATTTGGTGTCAATGGGATTGCGTTAATCATTGGAACACAGTCGGTTGGTCGTTTTTCAGATATCATTCCAGAGAAAACCTTCTTGAAGTTTGGTTTAATTCTTGCTAACTCATCTGCTGCTTTACTACTTGTCGCTATTCTATTAAAAGCACCACTAATTATATTTGCTATTCCAGTCTTCTTTTTCGTATCATCTATTGCAATCATTTCTACTACATCTTTTTCATTAGCAATGGAGACACAAGGACATATTGCCGGGAGCGCATCAGCATTATTAGGAGTATTACCATTTATCCTTGGCTCATTAACGGCTCCACTTGTAGGGTTAGCAGGAGAATATTCTGCAGTACCAATGGGAATCATTATCTTTTTAGCAAGCTTTTTGGCTTTTCTATCCTATTATGGATTAGTTCGAAAGTCTCCTATGACTGTACACGCTACAAGATAG
- a CDS encoding glycoside hydrolase family 2 protein encodes MVDINIPKKEYPRPQFERAEWMNLNGEWNFKFDKENKGEKEKWYEESTFDKKIIVPFTYETKASGIGEEVFCPNVWYQKSVTIPNEYKQKEIVLHFQAADYITKLWVNGIFVGERKGGQIAFSFNITDYLEGTNVLNIVVKNEDSQSCYQPRGKQRWLDNNYGCWYVQTTGIWQTVWLEFLNDAHVQAVKITPNIDTESVEFSYGISGDIASSLSLKTSISFKGQQIKTFEQSIERANQTISTNIASDFHEWRVVHWSPQSPNLYDVEFTLYRNGEEIDNVKSYFGMRKISIENGNILLNNVPIYQKLLLDQGYWSESHLTPPSEEAIIEDIDKTLEMGFNGVRKHMKVEDQRYLYWADKKGLLVWSEMAATYEFSDEAVQNFTEEWIEVVKQQYNHPSIITWTPFNESWGVKNIYTDSKQQKFTEGIYHLTKAMDSMRPVIVNDGWEHTVSDIITLHDYVEYGDEFLKRYEDKEKVVKNEIAFNKSKHAMALGYEYKGQPIIISEYGGIAFNSEEGWGYGNQVKNEEEFLTRYESITQGIKDTPYISGFCYTQITDVQQEVNGLLNEDRTPKIDLTKIREINNK; translated from the coding sequence ATGGTAGATATAAATATTCCAAAAAAAGAATACCCTCGTCCTCAATTTGAAAGAGCAGAGTGGATGAATTTAAATGGTGAATGGAACTTTAAATTTGATAAAGAAAATAAAGGTGAAAAGGAAAAATGGTACGAAGAATCAACTTTTGATAAAAAAATTATTGTTCCTTTTACATATGAAACAAAAGCTAGTGGAATAGGGGAAGAAGTTTTTTGTCCTAATGTTTGGTATCAAAAAAGCGTAACGATCCCTAATGAATATAAACAAAAGGAAATTGTACTTCATTTCCAAGCTGCCGATTATATAACAAAACTATGGGTAAACGGAATATTTGTTGGTGAACGAAAGGGCGGTCAGATTGCTTTTTCTTTTAATATAACCGACTACCTAGAAGGAACAAATGTATTAAATATTGTCGTGAAAAACGAGGATAGTCAAAGCTGCTATCAGCCTCGAGGAAAACAAAGATGGTTAGATAATAATTATGGATGCTGGTATGTTCAAACAACTGGAATTTGGCAAACAGTATGGCTTGAGTTTTTAAATGATGCACATGTACAAGCGGTCAAAATCACTCCTAATATAGATACAGAATCAGTTGAGTTTTCTTATGGAATTTCAGGAGATATTGCTTCCTCCTTAAGCTTAAAAACATCAATTTCTTTTAAAGGTCAGCAAATCAAAACTTTTGAACAATCAATCGAACGTGCGAACCAGACAATTAGTACAAATATTGCAAGTGACTTCCACGAGTGGAGAGTTGTTCACTGGAGCCCGCAATCTCCTAATCTATATGATGTTGAATTTACTTTATATAGAAATGGTGAAGAAATAGATAATGTAAAGTCATATTTCGGGATGAGAAAGATTTCAATAGAAAATGGAAATATATTGCTTAATAATGTTCCAATCTATCAAAAGCTCCTTTTAGATCAAGGATATTGGAGTGAATCACATTTAACACCACCATCTGAGGAAGCAATTATAGAGGATATTGATAAAACATTAGAGATGGGCTTTAACGGAGTAAGAAAACATATGAAGGTGGAAGATCAACGATACCTCTATTGGGCAGATAAAAAAGGTCTTCTTGTTTGGTCTGAAATGGCGGCAACATATGAATTTTCAGATGAGGCTGTTCAAAACTTCACAGAAGAATGGATAGAGGTTGTCAAACAACAATATAACCACCCAAGCATTATTACATGGACACCGTTTAATGAGTCATGGGGCGTAAAAAATATTTATACTGACAGTAAGCAACAAAAATTTACTGAAGGGATCTATCATCTAACCAAAGCAATGGACAGCATGAGACCTGTTATTGTCAACGACGGTTGGGAACATACTGTTTCAGACATTATTACCCTACATGATTATGTCGAATATGGAGATGAATTCCTAAAGCGTTATGAAGATAAAGAAAAGGTCGTTAAAAATGAAATCGCATTCAATAAATCAAAGCACGCAATGGCACTTGGATATGAATATAAGGGCCAACCAATCATCATTAGTGAATATGGTGGAATTGCATTTAACTCTGAAGAGGGTTGGGGCTATGGTAATCAGGTAAAGAATGAAGAAGAGTTTCTAACTCGTTATGAATCTATTACTCAAGGAATTAAAGATACTCCATATATTAGTGGATTCTGTTATACACAAATTACTGATGTGCAGCAAGAGGTTAATGGACTTCTAAATGAAGATCGAACACCAAAAATAGATCTAACCAAAATTAGAGAAATAAATAATAAATAA
- a CDS encoding NADH:flavin oxidoreductase/NADH oxidase has product MEHLFSPYKIKGLELKNRVVMPPMCQYSVTNKDGIATDWHYIHYVSRAIGGASLIIIEMTDVEPDGRISDYDLGLWSDEQIPALERIVEACHKHGAKVGIQIAHAGRKAEDADEPVAPSAIPFDEKSKTPRELSTEEVKEMVEKFRLAVGRAVKAGVDVIELHGAHGYLIHQFHSAYTNKRADEYGKELTKFGVEIIQAAKNEMPAEMPLIMRISAREYVEGGYGINEAIEFSRVYQKAGVDLFHVSAGGEGPIAAAGKPGTHVAYQVPLARAIKQELNIPVIAVGRLDEPVLANAVIGNDEADLVAIGRGMLRNPYWALEAAALLHKEMDLPKQYVPGFPRN; this is encoded by the coding sequence ATGGAACATTTATTTAGCCCTTATAAGATTAAAGGACTTGAGTTAAAGAACCGCGTGGTGATGCCACCAATGTGTCAATACTCGGTAACAAATAAGGATGGAATCGCGACTGATTGGCACTACATTCATTATGTTAGCCGTGCCATTGGTGGTGCTAGTTTAATCATAATTGAAATGACGGATGTCGAGCCAGATGGCCGTATTTCAGATTATGATTTAGGTCTGTGGTCAGATGAGCAAATTCCTGCACTAGAAAGAATTGTAGAAGCTTGTCACAAGCATGGCGCAAAAGTTGGAATTCAAATTGCTCACGCAGGGCGCAAAGCTGAGGATGCGGATGAGCCAGTTGCACCGTCTGCGATTCCCTTTGATGAAAAGTCAAAAACACCAAGAGAGCTTTCCACAGAAGAAGTGAAAGAAATGGTAGAAAAATTCCGTTTAGCTGTTGGTCGAGCGGTTAAAGCAGGGGTTGATGTAATCGAACTACACGGTGCCCACGGCTACTTGATTCATCAATTCCATTCAGCTTATACGAATAAAAGAGCAGATGAATATGGAAAAGAATTAACAAAATTTGGAGTAGAAATCATTCAAGCTGCAAAAAACGAGATGCCTGCTGAGATGCCGTTAATCATGCGTATATCTGCAAGAGAATACGTAGAAGGAGGATACGGGATCAACGAAGCAATCGAATTTTCTAGAGTCTATCAAAAAGCTGGGGTCGATCTATTTCATGTAAGTGCAGGGGGCGAGGGGCCAATTGCTGCTGCCGGAAAGCCTGGGACACATGTCGCGTATCAAGTGCCTTTAGCAAGAGCAATAAAGCAAGAACTAAATATTCCAGTCATTGCGGTTGGTCGATTGGATGAACCTGTACTTGCAAATGCTGTCATCGGTAATGACGAGGCAGACCTTGTGGCTATTGGAAGAGGTATGTTAAGAAATCCTTATTGGGCATTGGAAGCGGCGGCTTTACTTCATAAAGAAATGGATCTGCCTAAACAGTATGTCCCTGGATTTCCAAGAAATTAG
- a CDS encoding DinB family protein codes for MSNLKVVGTYKSDLQNYSLEQLRYKSAEGVWSIGQMYDHLILVAHEYLDNVETCAAEEEEQKLGKTEFGEQLYKIGGFPPIKIKLPDELNTPPSNSDSKESLMVRLDQVMQRLRLWEPKVNAINSNYKVKHDGFGWLNAREWYDLVNMHFHHHLRQKRELEQILVF; via the coding sequence TTGAGTAATTTGAAAGTGGTTGGAACATACAAAAGTGATCTGCAAAACTATTCATTGGAACAACTAAGATATAAATCGGCTGAAGGAGTTTGGTCTATCGGTCAAATGTACGATCATTTAATCCTCGTTGCACATGAGTACCTTGACAATGTGGAAACTTGTGCTGCAGAAGAAGAAGAGCAAAAGCTTGGGAAAACGGAGTTTGGTGAGCAATTATATAAAATTGGAGGATTTCCACCAATTAAAATCAAGTTACCAGACGAATTAAATACCCCACCAAGCAATTCAGATAGTAAGGAAAGCCTTATGGTGAGACTAGATCAGGTAATGCAGAGGTTGAGACTATGGGAACCGAAAGTAAATGCTATAAATTCTAATTACAAAGTCAAACATGACGGCTTTGGCTGGCTTAATGCGAGGGAGTGGTACGATCTGGTAAACATGCATTTCCATCATCACTTGCGTCAGAAGCGTGAATTAGAACAAATACTTGTATTTTAA